A section of the Streptomyces sp. V3I8 genome encodes:
- a CDS encoding RNA polymerase subunit sigma-70, with the protein MTQTAAPADTGAADPSPGAAAPAGTLPPADTLTPAQAFDALYAFAAPALLRQAYLLTGRRELARESVERAFQLAWQRWPEVAVDRDPAGWVRAAAYEYAMSPWHRLRLRHRVPEPPPAALDDRRLLNVLTGLPPAYRRTLLLHDGLGLGLPETAAETEASTPAAANRLLYARATIAARLPELAEKDELQKRLEELGGTERLRTALKPAVVRTGGERRARHWTRAAVALTVLVIGSTAFTLHRAPDHYEAPQAPATTVPGVPPRSGPAPLSVQDLQLRAKLNGMFGEGPQRLLPQPR; encoded by the coding sequence GTGACGCAGACAGCTGCCCCCGCCGATACCGGCGCCGCCGACCCGTCGCCCGGCGCCGCGGCACCCGCCGGCACGCTGCCGCCCGCCGACACGCTGACGCCCGCTCAGGCCTTCGACGCCCTCTACGCGTTCGCCGCCCCCGCCCTCCTACGGCAGGCGTATCTCCTCACCGGGCGGCGCGAGCTGGCGCGGGAGTCCGTGGAGCGGGCCTTCCAACTGGCGTGGCAGCGCTGGCCCGAGGTGGCGGTCGACCGTGACCCGGCGGGCTGGGTGCGTGCGGCGGCGTACGAGTACGCGATGTCCCCCTGGCACCGGCTGCGGCTGCGCCACCGGGTCCCGGAACCGCCGCCCGCCGCCCTGGACGACCGCCGGCTGCTGAACGTACTGACGGGTCTGCCGCCCGCGTACCGGCGGACCCTGCTCCTCCACGACGGGCTCGGTCTCGGGCTGCCCGAGACCGCGGCCGAGACGGAGGCGAGCACTCCGGCGGCGGCGAACCGGCTGCTGTACGCGCGCGCCACCATCGCCGCGCGCCTCCCCGAGCTGGCCGAGAAGGACGAGCTCCAAAAGCGGCTCGAGGAGCTGGGCGGCACGGAACGGCTGCGGACCGCCCTGAAGCCCGCCGTCGTGCGCACGGGCGGCGAACGCCGGGCCCGCCACTGGACCCGCGCGGCCGTCGCCCTGACGGTGCTGGTCATCGGTTCGACCGCGTTCACGCTGCACCGCGCGCCCGACCACTACGAGGCCCCGCAGGCGCCGGCCACGACGGTGCCCGGGGTTCCGCCGCGCTCCGGCCCCGCCCCGCTGTCGGTGCAGGACCTGCAACTGCGCGCCAAACTGAACGGCATGTTCGGCGAGGGGCCGCAGAGGCTCCTGCCGCAACCGCGCTGA
- a CDS encoding DUF6350 family protein — MTDRSPDRSPSLPPRLARLRKRSPGPATGLLGGALAAGLGLGAFAVLVTVLWISSPYPDSGPHAALHLAAALWLLAHGAELVRNDTLSGVPAPIGVTPLLLVTLPVWLLHRAGRDAADGDGTSVPPPARTAWAGAVLGYLAVGAAAAVYASGGEPCPSWTSVVLWPPLLVVAATGVGVWTAYGRPSGPLPPSLRRALDGLPLVPLTAGSRLPAAARAAAAGAAALVGGGAVLVGASLVWHGGAARQSFLQLTDSWSGRFTVLLLALALVPNAAVWGAAYALGPGFTLGAGHAAGPLLSDPGSRLPPFPLLAAVPDAGPGTPLHWAAGAVPLVAGAVVAWFTVGAGVKPGPAAGEEAAAAAARRAAAWSGRRTAETLALAALLCGLALAVLAALAGGPLGVAALADFGPVWWRTGPAAAGWTAAVCLPAGLALRAWRLREPRPRTRSATAAGAEPSGVRGFWSRMPWRRAGDDQPPGEQPPRARGSWVRGPWARGTWVRGLRDRRHKVHGRPGAGRVPRGRQAEEQSVYEFLSDGPTSHGPMSHGPTSHGPVGRRASPAPAPGTASALDPDEASDPAFDPAFDPAFDPDSEPYDFLPLSDPAGSLWYDDLSRETRQEALKKASEPVDPPE, encoded by the coding sequence ATGACGGATCGAAGCCCGGACCGCAGCCCGTCGTTGCCGCCCCGCCTCGCCCGGCTGCGGAAGAGGTCGCCCGGACCGGCCACCGGTCTGCTGGGCGGGGCGCTGGCGGCGGGCCTGGGGCTGGGGGCGTTCGCCGTCCTCGTGACGGTCCTGTGGATCAGCTCCCCCTACCCGGACAGCGGCCCCCACGCGGCGCTGCACCTCGCCGCCGCGCTGTGGCTGCTGGCACACGGCGCCGAACTCGTCCGCAACGACACCTTGTCCGGCGTACCCGCACCCATCGGGGTGACCCCGCTGCTCCTGGTGACGCTGCCGGTGTGGCTGCTGCACCGGGCGGGGCGCGACGCGGCGGACGGCGACGGCACCTCGGTGCCGCCCCCCGCCCGGACGGCGTGGGCCGGTGCCGTCCTGGGCTACCTGGCGGTCGGCGCCGCCGCCGCGGTGTACGCCTCGGGCGGTGAGCCGTGCCCCTCGTGGACGTCCGTCGTCCTGTGGCCGCCGCTGCTCGTGGTGGCCGCGACGGGGGTGGGCGTCTGGACGGCGTACGGGCGGCCGTCCGGGCCGCTGCCGCCGTCCCTGCGCCGGGCCCTCGACGGCCTGCCGCTCGTCCCCCTGACCGCCGGGTCCCGGCTCCCGGCCGCCGCGCGGGCCGCCGCCGCCGGGGCCGCCGCGCTCGTGGGCGGCGGGGCCGTGCTGGTCGGCGCCTCGCTGGTGTGGCACGGGGGTGCGGCGCGGCAGTCGTTCCTGCAGCTCACGGACAGTTGGTCGGGACGGTTCACGGTGCTCCTGCTGGCGCTGGCCCTCGTACCGAACGCGGCGGTGTGGGGGGCCGCCTACGCCCTTGGCCCCGGGTTCACGCTCGGCGCGGGGCACGCGGCGGGGCCGCTCCTGTCGGACCCCGGTTCACGGCTGCCGCCCTTCCCCCTGCTGGCGGCCGTCCCGGACGCCGGCCCCGGCACACCCCTGCACTGGGCGGCAGGAGCCGTGCCGCTGGTGGCCGGGGCGGTGGTGGCGTGGTTCACGGTGGGGGCCGGGGTGAAACCGGGGCCGGCGGCCGGGGAGGAGGCGGCCGCCGCGGCCGCCCGGCGCGCGGCGGCCTGGTCGGGCCGGCGGACCGCCGAGACGCTGGCGCTCGCCGCGCTCCTGTGCGGCCTGGCCCTCGCGGTGCTCGCCGCCCTGGCGGGCGGGCCCCTCGGGGTGGCCGCACTCGCCGACTTCGGCCCCGTCTGGTGGCGGACGGGACCGGCCGCGGCGGGCTGGACCGCGGCGGTGTGCCTGCCGGCGGGCCTGGCCCTGCGCGCGTGGCGCCTGCGCGAGCCGCGGCCTCGGACGCGGAGTGCGACGGCGGCCGGCGCGGAGCCGTCCGGCGTGCGCGGCTTCTGGAGCCGGATGCCGTGGAGGCGCGCCGGTGACGACCAGCCGCCCGGGGAACAGCCGCCCCGAGCACGCGGGTCCTGGGTACGGGGGCCCTGGGCGCGGGGGACCTGGGTACGGGGACTCCGGGACCGGCGGCACAAGGTGCACGGGCGGCCGGGCGCCGGACGGGTGCCCCGGGGCCGGCAGGCCGAGGAGCAGTCGGTCTACGAGTTCCTGTCGGACGGCCCCACGTCCCACGGCCCCATGTCCCACGGGCCTACGTCCCACGGGCCTGTGGGGCGCCGCGCGAGCCCCGCCCCCGCCCCCGGCACCGCTTCCGCGCTCGACCCCGACGAGGCCTCGGACCCCGCCTTCGACCCCGCCTTCGATCCCGCCTTCGACCCCGATTCCGAGCCGTACGACTTCCTGCCGCTCTCCGACCCCGCCGGTTCCCTCTGGTACGACGACCTCTCGCGTGAGACCCGGCAGGAGGCGCTGAAGAAGGCGTCCGAGCCCGTCGACCCGCCGGAGTGA
- the sucC gene encoding ADP-forming succinate--CoA ligase subunit beta, whose amino-acid sequence MDLFEYQARDLFAKHGVPVLAGEVIDTPEGARAATERLGGKSVVKAQVKVGGRGKAGGVKLAATPDEAVARATDILGMDIKGHTVHKVMIAETAPEILEEYYVSYLLDRTNRTFLAMASVQGGMDIEEVAEKTPEALAKVPVDAVEGVSIEKAREIVAQAKFPAEVAEKVAEILVTLWETFVAEDALLLEVNPLAKVASGDVLALDGKVSLDENAEFRQADHAALEDKDAANPLEAAAKAKNLNYVKLDGEVGIIGNGAGLVMSTLDVVAYAGEAHGGVKPANFLDIGGGASAAVMANGLEIILGDPDVKSVFVNVFGGITACDEVANGIVQALQLLADKGEEVTKPLVVRLDGNNAELGRKILSDANHPLVQRVDTMDGAADKAAELAAAK is encoded by the coding sequence GTGGACCTGTTCGAGTACCAGGCGAGGGACCTCTTCGCCAAGCACGGTGTACCGGTGCTGGCCGGTGAAGTCATCGACACGCCTGAAGGAGCGCGCGCGGCGACCGAGCGACTTGGCGGCAAGTCCGTCGTCAAGGCGCAGGTCAAGGTCGGTGGCCGCGGCAAGGCCGGCGGCGTGAAGCTGGCCGCCACCCCGGACGAGGCCGTCGCCCGCGCGACGGACATCCTCGGCATGGACATCAAGGGCCACACGGTCCACAAGGTGATGATCGCCGAGACGGCTCCGGAGATCCTCGAGGAGTACTACGTCTCGTACCTCCTCGACCGCACGAACCGCACCTTCCTCGCCATGGCGTCCGTACAGGGCGGCATGGACATCGAGGAGGTCGCGGAGAAGACCCCCGAGGCCCTCGCGAAGGTCCCGGTCGACGCCGTCGAGGGCGTTTCGATCGAGAAGGCCCGCGAGATCGTGGCCCAGGCGAAGTTCCCGGCCGAGGTGGCCGAGAAGGTCGCCGAGATCCTCGTGACCCTGTGGGAGACCTTCGTCGCCGAGGACGCGCTCCTCCTGGAGGTCAACCCCCTCGCCAAGGTCGCCTCCGGTGACGTCCTGGCGCTGGACGGCAAGGTCTCCCTGGACGAGAACGCCGAGTTCCGCCAGGCGGACCACGCGGCGCTCGAGGACAAGGACGCGGCCAACCCGCTGGAGGCCGCCGCCAAGGCGAAGAACCTCAACTACGTCAAGCTCGACGGCGAGGTCGGCATCATCGGCAACGGCGCGGGTCTCGTCATGAGCACCCTCGACGTCGTCGCGTACGCCGGTGAGGCCCACGGCGGCGTGAAGCCGGCCAACTTCCTCGACATCGGCGGCGGCGCCTCGGCCGCGGTCATGGCGAACGGCCTGGAGATCATCCTCGGGGACCCGGACGTCAAGTCCGTCTTCGTCAACGTCTTCGGTGGCATCACCGCCTGTGACGAGGTCGCCAATGGCATCGTCCAGGCGCTGCAGCTGCTCGCCGACAAGGGCGAGGAAGTCACCAAGCCGCTGGTCGTGCGTCTCGACGGCAACAACGCCGAGCTGGGTCGCAAGATCCTCTCCGACGCCAACCACCCGCTGGTGCAGCGCGTGGACACCATGGACGGCGCGGCCGACAAGGCCGCCGAGCTCGCGGCCGCGAAGTAA
- the sucD gene encoding succinate--CoA ligase subunit alpha, giving the protein MAIFLNKDSKVIVQGMTGATGMKHTKLMLADGTNIVGGVNPRKAGTSVDFDGTDIPVFGTVAEAIEKTGANVSVLFVPPAFSKAAVVEAIDAEIPLAVVITEGIAVHDSAAFWAYAKSKGNKTRIIGPNCPGLITPGQSNAGIIPGDITKPGRIGLVSKSGTLTYQMMYELRDIGFSSAVGIGGDPVIGTTHIDALAAFEADPDTDLIVMIGEIGGDAEERAADYIAKNVTKPVVGYVAGFTAPEGKTMGHAGAIVSGSSGTAAAKKEALEAAGVKVGKTPTETAKLARAILAG; this is encoded by the coding sequence ATGGCTATCTTCCTCAACAAGGACAGCAAGGTCATCGTCCAGGGCATGACCGGTGCCACGGGCATGAAGCACACCAAGCTGATGCTCGCCGACGGCACCAACATCGTCGGCGGCGTGAACCCGCGCAAGGCCGGCACCTCGGTCGACTTCGACGGCACCGACATCCCCGTCTTCGGCACGGTGGCCGAGGCCATCGAGAAGACGGGCGCCAACGTGTCCGTCCTCTTCGTGCCGCCGGCCTTCTCCAAGGCCGCCGTCGTCGAGGCCATCGACGCCGAGATCCCCCTCGCGGTCGTCATCACCGAGGGCATCGCCGTCCACGACTCCGCCGCCTTCTGGGCGTACGCGAAGTCGAAGGGCAACAAGACCCGCATCATCGGCCCGAACTGCCCCGGTCTCATCACGCCGGGCCAGTCCAACGCCGGCATCATCCCGGGCGACATCACGAAGCCGGGCCGTATCGGCCTGGTCTCGAAGTCCGGCACGCTGACGTACCAGATGATGTACGAGCTGCGGGACATCGGCTTCTCGTCGGCCGTCGGCATCGGTGGCGACCCGGTCATCGGCACGACGCACATCGACGCGCTCGCCGCGTTCGAGGCCGACCCCGACACCGACCTGATCGTCATGATCGGTGAGATCGGCGGCGACGCCGAGGAGCGTGCGGCGGACTACATCGCGAAGAACGTGACCAAGCCGGTCGTCGGCTACGTCGCGGGCTTCACCGCGCCCGAGGGCAAGACCATGGGCCACGCCGGCGCCATCGTCTCCGGCTCCTCCGGCACGGCCGCCGCGAAGAAGGAGGCCCTGGAGGCCGCCGGTGTCAAGGTCGGCAAGACGCCGACCGAGACCGCGAAGCTGGCCCGCGCCATCCTCGCCGGCTGA